A DNA window from bacterium contains the following coding sequences:
- a CDS encoding YbjN domain-containing protein, whose product MRRLTFVLSLLAVAALPAHAADVTLATVKEHLAAAKIEVQDAGDDAVQFKTGFPDGEPAAFFLRVDAGRKYVYVAIVDLARVEAGDAAFCDKARRLLALNYKLALVKLEWVDDTGEVRLSHDFATEGGLTQNELIAAIQRLLGAAEQVRPLLAEKASPSMPEKPAALR is encoded by the coding sequence ATGCGTCGCCTCACTTTCGTATTGTCGCTTCTCGCGGTCGCTGCGCTGCCCGCCCACGCCGCGGACGTCACGCTCGCGACCGTGAAGGAGCACCTGGCCGCCGCCAAAATCGAGGTCCAGGATGCCGGCGACGACGCCGTGCAGTTCAAGACCGGCTTTCCCGACGGCGAACCGGCCGCGTTTTTCCTTCGTGTCGACGCCGGGCGCAAATACGTCTACGTGGCGATCGTCGATCTGGCGCGCGTCGAGGCCGGCGATGCCGCGTTTTGCGATAAGGCGAGGCGCCTTCTCGCGCTCAACTACAAGCTCGCGCTCGTGAAGCTCGAATGGGTGGACGACACGGGCGAGGTGCGCCTGTCGCACGATTTCGCGACCGAAGGCGGCCTGACGCAAAACGAGCTGATCGCCGCGATTCAGCGGCTGCTCGGCGCGGCCGAACAGGTGCGTCCGCTGCTGGCCGAAAAGGCTTCGCCCTCGATGCCGGAAAAGCCCGCGGCCCTTCGTTGA
- a CDS encoding DivIVA domain-containing protein, which yields MRLTPLDIQQHSFKKKGERYEAAEVDSYLDLVRQDYEETLRIIEGQKDQIRKLEAQLSEMHANERVLKDAIISAQKMVEDMKANAKKEAEIVVAEARLDAERIVDNARHEVERVQYDIAELKRQRVQFETELHALIRAHDNLLEATSARMKEKDGEAAKLKVFPKKA from the coding sequence ATGCGCCTGACACCGCTTGATATCCAGCAACATTCCTTCAAGAAAAAAGGCGAGCGTTACGAAGCCGCGGAGGTCGACAGCTATCTCGATCTCGTCCGGCAGGACTACGAGGAGACGCTTCGCATCATCGAGGGACAGAAGGATCAGATCCGGAAACTCGAGGCGCAACTTTCCGAAATGCACGCCAATGAGCGGGTTCTGAAGGACGCGATCATCTCGGCGCAGAAGATGGTCGAGGACATGAAGGCGAACGCGAAAAAGGAGGCGGAGATCGTCGTCGCGGAGGCGCGTCTGGATGCCGAGCGCATCGTCGACAACGCGCGCCACGAGGTCGAGCGCGTGCAGTACGACATCGCCGAACTCAAGCGCCAGCGCGTTCAATTCGAAACGGAGCTCCATGCCCTCATCCGCGCGCACGACAACCTGCTCGAGGCGACGAGCGCGCGCATGAAGGAAAAGGACGGCGAGGCGGCCAAGCTGAAGGTCTTCCCGAAAAAGGCCTGA
- a CDS encoding DUF167 family protein: MPPFRTDRNDLLIDVRLTPRASRNAIAGIHDDRLKISVTSPPVDGKANAHLVKFLARRLGVAASSITIEAGANDRRKTLRVAGVTMETAQKRLLEDSS, encoded by the coding sequence TTGCCCCCCTTCCGCACCGACCGAAACGATCTTCTCATCGACGTCCGCCTGACCCCGCGCGCATCGCGCAACGCGATCGCCGGAATCCATGACGATCGACTGAAGATTTCCGTCACGAGCCCGCCGGTCGACGGCAAGGCGAACGCGCACCTTGTGAAGTTTCTGGCCCGGCGGCTTGGCGTCGCGGCCTCGTCCATCACGATCGAGGCGGGCGCGAATGACCGGCGCAAGACGTTGCGCGTCGCCGGGGTTACGATGGAGACGGCGCAAAAGCGCCTGCTGGAGGATTCGTCTTGA